A region of Allocoleopsis franciscana PCC 7113 DNA encodes the following proteins:
- a CDS encoding class I SAM-dependent DNA methyltransferase, with protein sequence MTATTDIVQKLWNLCHVLRDDGITYLQYVTELTYLLFLKMAQETGVEDQLPQGMRWADLTAKEGIEQLTFYRSLLLELGSKASSLRVQAIFANAQTALKQPRILSKLVESIDKLDWYSAKEEGLGDLYEGLLEKNASEKKSGAGQYFTPRPLIDCMVSLIKPQAGELIQDPAAGTGGFLIAADRYIKQRTDDLFTLSEADQVFQRQQAFYGMELVQDAHRLLLMNMMLHGIEGEVTLGDTLSPDGQRLAKAKVILTNPPFGTKKGGGSPTRDDFTFPTSNKQLVFLQHVYRSLLPEGRAAVVLPDNVLFEDGQGRNIRADLMDKCNLHTILRLPTGIFYAQGVKTNVLFFQRGTTEKGNTKEVWVYDLRTNMPSFGKRIPLMRGHFKEFELAYGDDPNGKSPRTDEGETGRWRCFTREEITKRGNNLDISWLRDESLQSGEDLPEPEEIAAQIMVRLQTAMEEMEALTALLDDEEETETALLE encoded by the coding sequence ATGACCGCAACGACTGATATTGTTCAAAAACTCTGGAACCTGTGCCACGTCCTGCGGGATGATGGCATTACTTACCTGCAATACGTTACCGAACTGACTTACCTGCTGTTTCTCAAGATGGCGCAGGAGACGGGGGTGGAAGACCAATTGCCCCAAGGGATGCGCTGGGCAGATTTGACGGCGAAAGAGGGGATAGAACAATTGACATTCTACCGCTCTTTGCTGCTGGAATTGGGGTCAAAAGCTTCATCGCTACGGGTGCAGGCAATTTTTGCCAATGCTCAAACGGCGTTGAAACAACCGCGCATTTTAAGTAAGCTGGTCGAAAGTATTGATAAGTTGGACTGGTACTCTGCCAAGGAGGAAGGGTTAGGCGACCTCTATGAGGGGCTATTAGAAAAGAATGCCAGTGAGAAGAAGTCCGGGGCAGGGCAGTATTTTACGCCGCGTCCGCTGATTGACTGCATGGTGTCCTTGATTAAACCGCAAGCAGGGGAACTCATTCAAGACCCAGCAGCGGGAACGGGAGGGTTTTTGATTGCCGCTGACCGCTATATTAAACAGCGCACCGATGACTTGTTTACCCTCTCGGAAGCTGACCAGGTGTTTCAACGGCAGCAGGCGTTTTATGGGATGGAGTTGGTGCAGGATGCCCACCGATTGTTGTTGATGAATATGATGCTGCACGGGATTGAGGGGGAGGTGACGTTGGGGGATACTCTCTCTCCGGATGGGCAGCGGTTGGCGAAGGCAAAGGTGATTTTGACCAATCCGCCTTTTGGTACGAAGAAAGGGGGTGGGAGTCCGACGCGGGATGATTTTACGTTTCCCACCTCGAACAAGCAGTTGGTGTTTTTGCAGCACGTTTATCGCAGTCTGCTACCGGAAGGACGGGCGGCGGTGGTGTTACCGGATAATGTGTTGTTTGAAGATGGGCAGGGGCGCAATATCCGCGCTGACTTGATGGATAAGTGCAACCTGCATACGATTTTGCGGCTACCTACCGGGATTTTCTACGCCCAAGGGGTCAAGACGAATGTGCTGTTTTTCCAGCGGGGGACGACGGAGAAGGGGAATACTAAGGAAGTGTGGGTGTATGACCTGCGGACGAATATGCCCAGTTTCGGGAAGCGGATACCCCTGATGCGGGGGCATTTTAAAGAGTTTGAATTGGCGTATGGGGATGATCCGAATGGGAAGAGTCCGCGTACAGATGAAGGGGAAACGGGACGCTGGCGCTGTTTTACCCGTGAGGAGATTACGAAGCGGGGGAATAATCTCGATATTTCTTGGTTAAGGGATGAGAGTTTGCAATCTGGGGAGGATTTACCGGAACCGGAGGAAATTGCGGCACAGATTATGGTGCGGTTGCAGACGGCGATGGAGGAGATGGAAGCGCTGACGGCACTGCTGGACGATGAGGAAGAGACTGAAACCGCGCTTCTAGAATAG
- a CDS encoding adenylate/guanylate cyclase domain-containing protein: protein MPNESDEFDELLENLRPNFRCLKPLKEQLVDSSDPYPNGGEKEVSILFVNLYGVERLTVQMEVETRVELFNHYCGVMVEPIFNHRGTLDKYIDSTIMAVFNSPLPLENHALMAIKAALAMRDRLPEINSSWFPEEHHPLRIGIGINTDRVFCGNVGSPQGMEFTAVGHGVNVANHLSQQGQQYGCDILIGQKTYESCAEYVQVRERDSTQLKPEGNPFKVYELIGLNA, encoded by the coding sequence ATGCCCAATGAATCTGATGAGTTTGATGAATTACTGGAAAATCTCCGCCCCAATTTTAGGTGTTTAAAGCCACTTAAAGAACAGTTGGTAGATTCAAGCGATCCCTACCCAAACGGTGGAGAGAAGGAAGTTTCCATCTTGTTTGTAAATCTTTACGGAGTTGAGCGCTTAACTGTGCAAATGGAAGTAGAAACTCGCGTCGAGCTGTTCAACCACTATTGTGGAGTGATGGTGGAACCCATTTTCAATCATCGAGGCACATTAGACAAATACATTGACTCGACGATTATGGCAGTTTTTAATTCACCACTGCCCTTAGAAAACCATGCGCTGATGGCAATTAAAGCGGCATTGGCAATGCGAGATCGACTACCAGAAATCAACAGTTCCTGGTTCCCAGAAGAACACCATCCGCTGAGGATAGGAATCGGCATCAATACAGATCGTGTTTTCTGTGGTAATGTTGGTTCCCCTCAAGGAATGGAGTTCACTGCGGTGGGGCATGGGGTGAATGTGGCGAATCACTTGAGTCAACAAGGGCAGCAATATGGCTGCGACATTTTGATCGGTCAAAAGACGTATGAAAGTTGTGCGGAGTATGTTCAGGTCAGAGAAAGAGACTCGACCCAACTGAAACCTGAAGGAAATCCATTCAAGGTTTATGAGTTGATTGGATTGAATGCTTAA
- the hsdR gene encoding type I restriction-modification system endonuclease codes for MSAGENNTLKSPNFAFLAIHEPQLVRLGTLAEQYFAPDPVTCLMKLRQFGELLAQLVAANVGLYDVDAEESQLKLLNRLRDRGYLPGRINQLFHELRLAGNQASHSLSGDHRAALSNLKFARELGIWFHKSFGRDSQFKAGAFIPPPDPVRETQALRQELERLRQEANESRSAVEMALAKAAEEAELRQLAEQLLQEAEAEAKAALKRLTNLQKRAIEQSTDVLQQTIRQAQQAEKEVVLDEAETRRLIDAQLRAAGWEVDSEQLTYANGTRPGKGRNLAIAEYPTADGRADYALFVGLQVVAVVEAKRRSTDVSGAIDQAKRYSRGYQIKGDETLPSGSPWGEFKVPFVFATNGREFLDQLRTKSGIWFCDLRRRENLRRPLVSWYSPQGLVDRLSQDVEEAHRKLAQEEFNYNFTLREYQKKAIQKVETALGEDRRQLLVAMATGTGKTKTCIALVYRLLKTKRFRRVLFLVDRTALGEQAANAFKDTRMESLQTFSDIFEIKELGERDIDSDTKVHIATVQSFVKRLLYPSDETTIPTVDQYDCIVVDECHRGYLLDQELSETELTFRDFNDYISKYRRVLDYFDAVKIGLTATPALHTTQIFGEPVYTYSYREAVIDGWLIDHEPPYRIRTALSEDGIVWNPGDQMEFFDPKTGQLDLVHAPDTVRIDVEQFNRRVVTQEFNRVVCEALAKDIDPALPGKTLIFCVNTDHADIVVDQLKIALENEYGSVEDDAVLKITGNADKPLQLIRRFKNEVNPKIAVTVDLLTTGIDVPEICNLVFIRRVNSRILYEQMLGRATRLCDEIGKQAFRVFDAVDIYTAISKVSEMKPVVNKPDFSLTQLVDELGTVQDSAAIASIIDELLAKLQRKKRSLSDDSKEAIETLAGMPVEGMVSHLRESSPSEAAQWLRERKEIAQMLDRRDGGMQAVLISRHQDVLRRVERGYGDAERPQDYLDSFSAFLQENLNKIPALLVVTQRPRDLTRAQLKELRLLLDAAGFSETNLQVAWREMTNEDIAASIIGFIRQAALGDALVPYGDRVDKAMKKILASRNWTAPQRKWLERIGQQLKTEVIVDREAFERGAFKAQGGGFERLNRTFEGRLEEILVDINEALWQEAS; via the coding sequence ATGAGTGCAGGCGAGAACAATACCCTCAAGTCACCCAACTTCGCATTTTTAGCCATTCACGAACCGCAGTTAGTGCGCTTGGGGACGTTGGCAGAGCAGTATTTTGCTCCTGACCCAGTAACCTGTTTGATGAAACTGCGTCAGTTTGGCGAACTGTTGGCGCAGTTGGTCGCCGCAAATGTTGGTCTTTACGATGTCGATGCCGAGGAATCACAGCTAAAGTTACTCAACCGCTTGCGGGATAGGGGCTACTTACCAGGTCGGATTAATCAACTCTTTCACGAATTGCGCCTTGCCGGAAATCAGGCGAGTCACTCCCTCTCTGGCGACCATCGTGCAGCCTTGAGTAACCTGAAGTTTGCCCGTGAACTAGGTATCTGGTTTCACAAGAGTTTTGGTCGGGATAGTCAGTTTAAAGCGGGAGCGTTTATTCCACCACCTGACCCGGTGAGGGAAACTCAGGCACTTAGGCAGGAGTTGGAACGGCTGCGACAGGAAGCCAATGAAAGCCGTTCAGCAGTAGAAATGGCTTTGGCGAAAGCAGCGGAGGAAGCGGAACTCAGGCAGTTAGCCGAACAGTTGCTCCAAGAAGCCGAGGCGGAAGCGAAAGCCGCGTTAAAGCGCTTGACAAATCTGCAAAAACGTGCAATAGAACAGTCAACGGATGTTCTGCAACAAACCATTCGTCAAGCACAGCAGGCGGAGAAAGAAGTCGTTTTAGATGAGGCGGAGACGCGCCGCTTGATTGATGCTCAGTTGAGGGCGGCAGGTTGGGAGGTAGACTCGGAGCAGCTTACCTATGCTAACGGGACTCGTCCCGGCAAAGGGAGGAATTTGGCGATCGCAGAATATCCCACAGCCGATGGACGCGCTGATTATGCGTTGTTTGTGGGGTTGCAAGTTGTGGCGGTGGTGGAAGCCAAGCGCAGGAGTACCGATGTGTCGGGGGCAATTGACCAGGCGAAGCGCTACAGTCGGGGCTATCAAATTAAGGGAGATGAAACTTTACCGAGTGGCAGTCCTTGGGGTGAATTCAAAGTGCCGTTTGTCTTTGCGACGAATGGCAGAGAGTTTTTAGACCAACTGCGGACGAAAAGCGGGATTTGGTTTTGTGACTTGCGCCGTCGGGAGAATTTGCGCCGTCCCCTAGTCAGTTGGTACTCTCCTCAAGGTTTAGTCGATAGGTTGAGTCAGGATGTGGAGGAAGCACATCGGAAGTTGGCTCAAGAAGAGTTTAACTATAACTTCACGCTGAGGGAGTATCAGAAAAAGGCAATTCAGAAGGTTGAGACAGCACTTGGCGAGGATAGGCGGCAACTCCTGGTAGCGATGGCGACGGGGACGGGGAAGACTAAAACCTGTATTGCCCTAGTTTATCGGCTGTTGAAGACTAAGCGGTTTCGTCGGGTACTGTTTTTGGTAGACCGCACGGCACTGGGGGAACAGGCGGCGAATGCGTTTAAAGATACACGCATGGAGAGTCTTCAGACGTTTTCCGATATTTTTGAGATTAAGGAATTGGGAGAGCGGGACATTGACAGCGATACTAAAGTTCATATCGCTACCGTGCAAAGCTTTGTCAAACGCCTGCTTTACCCCTCGGATGAAACGACTATTCCTACCGTTGACCAGTATGACTGCATTGTGGTGGATGAGTGCCATCGCGGGTATTTGCTTGACCAGGAGTTGAGTGAGACGGAATTAACGTTCCGGGACTTCAATGACTACATCTCTAAGTATCGGCGGGTATTGGATTACTTCGATGCGGTGAAAATTGGGCTGACGGCAACTCCAGCGCTGCACACAACGCAAATCTTTGGGGAACCTGTTTATACCTACAGTTATCGGGAAGCGGTGATTGATGGTTGGTTGATTGACCACGAACCGCCATATCGGATTCGCACTGCCCTTTCTGAAGATGGTATCGTCTGGAACCCAGGCGACCAGATGGAGTTTTTTGACCCCAAAACAGGGCAGTTGGATTTGGTTCACGCGCCAGATACGGTTCGCATTGATGTTGAGCAGTTTAATCGACGGGTGGTAACGCAAGAGTTTAATCGGGTGGTTTGCGAGGCATTAGCCAAAGACATTGACCCAGCGTTACCGGGAAAAACCCTAATTTTCTGCGTTAATACCGATCATGCCGATATTGTAGTTGACCAACTGAAAATTGCTCTGGAAAACGAGTATGGCAGCGTCGAGGATGACGCGGTGCTGAAGATTACGGGGAATGCTGATAAACCGTTGCAGTTGATTCGCCGCTTTAAAAATGAGGTCAATCCTAAGATTGCGGTGACGGTAGATTTGTTGACGACGGGGATTGATGTTCCGGAAATTTGCAATCTGGTGTTTATTCGGCGGGTGAATTCTCGGATACTTTATGAACAGATGTTGGGACGGGCGACTCGACTGTGTGATGAGATTGGGAAACAGGCGTTTCGGGTGTTTGATGCGGTAGATATCTATACCGCCATCTCTAAGGTGTCCGAGATGAAGCCTGTGGTCAATAAGCCTGATTTTTCGTTGACGCAGTTGGTGGATGAACTGGGGACGGTGCAAGATTCGGCGGCGATCGCAAGTATTATTGATGAGCTATTGGCGAAGTTGCAGCGGAAAAAGCGATCGCTCTCTGACGACAGCAAGGAGGCGATTGAAACGCTGGCGGGAATGCCTGTTGAGGGCATGGTAAGTCATTTGCGCGAATCTAGCCCCAGTGAGGCGGCGCAGTGGTTGCGGGAGAGGAAAGAAATTGCCCAAATGTTAGACCGACGAGATGGCGGGATGCAAGCGGTTCTCATTTCTCGCCATCAGGATGTGTTGAGAAGGGTGGAACGAGGGTATGGGGATGCCGAACGACCACAGGACTATTTGGACAGCTTTAGTGCCTTTTTGCAGGAGAATTTGAATAAAATCCCGGCGCTGTTAGTGGTAACTCAGCGTCCGCGTGACTTGACGAGGGCGCAACTCAAGGAACTGCGTCTGTTGTTGGATGCGGCGGGGTTCTCGGAAACTAACCTGCAAGTGGCGTGGCGGGAGATGACGAATGAGGATATTGCCGCGTCGATTATCGGGTTTATCCGGCAGGCGGCGTTGGGGGATGCGTTGGTGCCTTATGGCGATCGCGTGGATAAGGCGATGAAGAAAATCCTGGCGAGTCGTAATTGGACAGCACCGCAGCGCAAGTGGTTGGAGCGAATTGGTCAGCAGTTGAAAACAGAGGTTATTGTAGACCGGGAGGCTTTCGAGCGGGGAGCGTTTAAGGCGCAAGGTGGCGGATTTGAGCGTCTTAATCGAACGTTTGAGGGGCGATTGGAAGAGATTCTGGTCGATATTAACGAAGCCCTTTGGCAGGAAGCGAGTTAA
- a CDS encoding TniQ family protein codes for MPERSHLYHLPPVGIGTLVVESLTSYIARLAESHSVFPGVLMSRELVPVVEKPYLSSSASMGLRALFNRAHAFNGTGDMARDWVEALEKVTLLNDLRLLTLLSCAEILPSHGLLRNRKAWCPTCYQEWLTSEQIVYDPLVWTMRNVTVGES; via the coding sequence TTGCCAGAACGTAGCCATCTTTACCATTTACCACCAGTAGGAATAGGAACTCTTGTTGTAGAAAGCTTAACTAGCTACATTGCTCGACTGGCAGAGTCTCATAGCGTATTTCCAGGAGTGTTGATGTCCCGTGAACTGGTACCAGTAGTGGAAAAGCCATATCTTAGCAGTAGTGCCAGCATGGGTTTACGTGCATTATTCAACCGCGCCCATGCTTTCAATGGTACGGGAGACATGGCCAGGGACTGGGTTGAAGCGCTTGAAAAGGTGACGCTGTTGAATGACTTACGATTATTGACTCTGCTGAGTTGCGCTGAAATTCTCCCATCGCATGGTTTATTGCGTAATCGTAAAGCTTGGTGTCCTACTTGCTACCAAGAGTGGCTCACATCAGAGCAAATTGTGTATGACCCTCTTGTGTGGACAATGCGGAATGTGACAGTGGGCGAATCCTAG
- the radC gene encoding RadC family protein — MTYSLRIADIPTSERPRERLMVQGAKNLTTAELIAILLGTGQGKGKLSAIGLGQYILQQLGDNQRDPMEVLRDIHPQELMEFHGVGPAKATTILAAVELGKRAFQSRPSDRTVIDSPVAAAAALSHELMWQTQERFAVLLLDAKNQLLGTKVITIGTATETLANPRDIFREVLRQGATRVIIAHNHPTGSVEPSSEDIALTEQLLQGAQLLCIPILDHLILGNGNHQSLRITTGLWNKYPQGD; from the coding sequence ATGACGTATAGCCTGAGAATTGCCGATATTCCAACCAGTGAGCGCCCTCGTGAGCGATTAATGGTGCAGGGAGCTAAAAATCTGACAACAGCGGAACTAATAGCGATTTTGTTAGGTACAGGTCAAGGAAAAGGCAAGCTTTCTGCGATCGGTTTGGGACAATACATTTTGCAGCAGTTAGGCGATAATCAGCGCGATCCGATGGAGGTGTTGCGAGACATTCACCCTCAGGAGTTGATGGAATTTCATGGTGTGGGGCCGGCTAAGGCAACAACGATTCTAGCGGCTGTTGAGTTGGGAAAACGGGCATTTCAGTCTCGCCCTTCGGATCGTACAGTAATCGATAGTCCCGTGGCGGCGGCGGCGGCTCTCAGTCACGAATTGATGTGGCAAACTCAGGAACGATTTGCGGTGTTGCTACTAGATGCGAAGAATCAGTTACTGGGTACTAAAGTGATTACGATTGGTACGGCAACAGAGACATTGGCAAATCCCCGCGATATTTTCCGAGAGGTGCTGCGACAGGGAGCAACGCGGGTGATTATTGCTCATAATCATCCGACCGGAAGTGTGGAACCGAGTTCGGAAGATATTGCGCTAACAGAACAGCTCTTGCAGGGAGCACAATTACTTTGCATTCCCATTCTCGATCACCTGATTTTAGGGAATGGGAATCATCAAAGTTTGCGGATCACGACAGGCTTATGGAATAAATATCCGCAGGGGGATTAA
- a CDS encoding phosphoribulokinase produces MTSRPILLGIVGDSAAGKTTLTRGIAQVLGTDQVTVICTDDYHRYDRKQRAEMGISALHPDCNYLDIIEQHLSLLRQGQPILKPIYNHSTGSFDAPEYIKPSKYVIVEGLLGYAARGARDCFDVKVYLAPPESLRAQWKIKRDTRKRGYTEEQVIEQLRKRESDSEEFIRPQRKWSDIVVSFYPPDDETSEQSDLLLNVHLVLRPTIPHPDFTGILNPSKSHLSSAIRLELDRDMGKPVDVLEIDGHATDEQVKELERLLCNEIPYLGQFCSLEGNQDIGKVTGTTGETLQSYPLALTQLLITYHMLKAANIFDSAEPSLRV; encoded by the coding sequence ATGACTAGTCGTCCTATTCTTCTTGGAATCGTCGGTGATAGCGCTGCCGGAAAAACAACTCTGACGAGGGGAATTGCTCAAGTCTTAGGCACCGATCAAGTCACGGTTATTTGTACGGACGATTACCACCGCTATGATCGCAAGCAACGAGCTGAAATGGGAATTTCAGCCTTGCACCCCGACTGCAACTACCTAGATATTATTGAGCAACACTTGAGTTTGCTCCGCCAGGGACAACCCATCCTTAAGCCCATTTACAACCACAGCACCGGCTCGTTTGACGCACCGGAGTACATTAAGCCGAGCAAGTATGTGATTGTTGAGGGATTGCTGGGTTATGCGGCTCGTGGAGCGCGGGATTGCTTTGATGTCAAAGTTTATTTGGCACCTCCAGAATCTTTACGGGCACAGTGGAAAATTAAGCGCGATACTCGTAAGCGGGGGTATACCGAAGAACAGGTTATCGAGCAATTGAGGAAGCGTGAATCCGACTCAGAAGAATTTATCCGTCCTCAGCGCAAGTGGTCTGATATTGTCGTCAGCTTTTACCCACCTGACGATGAGACATCGGAGCAGAGCGATTTATTGCTAAATGTACATCTAGTACTCAGACCCACTATCCCCCACCCCGACTTTACTGGAATTCTCAATCCCAGCAAATCTCATCTCAGTTCAGCGATTCGCTTAGAACTCGATCGCGATATGGGTAAGCCGGTTGATGTTCTCGAAATTGATGGTCATGCGACTGACGAACAGGTCAAAGAGTTAGAACGGTTACTGTGTAATGAAATTCCCTATCTAGGCCAATTCTGTAGTCTGGAAGGGAATCAAGATATTGGTAAAGTTACAGGAACAACTGGAGAAACGCTCCAAAGCTATCCTCTTGCCCTAACACAGCTACTCATTACCTATCACATGCTCAAAGCGGCCAATATCTTTGACTCAGCCGAACCCAGCCTTAGGGTTTAG
- a CDS encoding DUF3172 domain-containing protein, whose product MKRKSRFTPPRDRDAFSTSKPASAGSIFTPIVLFAFAAIFILGVGVGIAFSSTATFNPENVASREVIDRSVPNAELCVQYGASSIVTDMRVFVTLNPFNVFVTQPTMRPGCVLRQNNWSILEQKNLVTSDQVRDCKRRMNTFGFTGDLNSKPEIECIYQNEAAGNLFLNQPGSVGPKSETNNF is encoded by the coding sequence ATGAAACGTAAATCCAGGTTCACTCCCCCCAGAGATAGGGATGCCTTCTCCACTTCTAAGCCTGCGAGTGCCGGTTCCATATTCACGCCGATAGTCCTTTTTGCTTTCGCGGCTATCTTCATACTAGGAGTTGGGGTTGGCATTGCTTTTAGCTCAACAGCGACGTTCAATCCAGAAAATGTAGCATCCCGCGAAGTTATTGACCGCAGTGTACCGAACGCTGAACTCTGTGTTCAATACGGTGCCAGCTCGATCGTTACAGATATGCGTGTGTTTGTGACACTCAATCCCTTTAACGTCTTTGTGACCCAGCCGACCATGCGACCTGGGTGTGTACTACGTCAGAATAACTGGTCAATCCTGGAGCAGAAGAACTTGGTAACCTCTGATCAGGTGCGTGACTGTAAACGACGGATGAATACCTTTGGCTTTACTGGCGACTTGAATAGCAAACCAGAAATCGAATGTATCTATCAAAATGAGGCAGCCGGTAACCTCTTCCTGAACCAGCCAGGGAGTGTTGGGCCAAAATCAGAAACAAATAATTTCTAA
- the rsmA gene encoding 16S rRNA (adenine(1518)-N(6)/adenine(1519)-N(6))-dimethyltransferase RsmA, with protein MTPKARKQFAQHWLRSEAALNQIVAAAQLQKSERILEIGPGTGILTRRLLPQAESVVAVEIDRDLCKLLVQKLRSFDNFLLLQGDFLTLDIDAQLASFPAFQNPNKVVANIPYNITGPILEKLLGTISQPAADPFDLIVLLVQKEVAERLYAKPSSRAFGALSVRVQYLAECELICEVPAKAFSPPPKVDSAVVRLRPRRVEPQATEPKWLETLLKLGFSSKRKMLRNNLKSVVECDRLTQLLEQLDVNPQARAEDLSVQQWVALSNLLTDCRPGISAPI; from the coding sequence ATGACTCCAAAAGCCCGTAAACAATTTGCTCAACATTGGCTACGCAGTGAAGCGGCGCTCAACCAAATTGTTGCAGCCGCTCAGTTGCAAAAAAGCGAGCGTATCCTGGAAATTGGCCCCGGTACGGGCATTCTGACTCGCCGCTTATTACCGCAAGCCGAATCCGTAGTCGCCGTAGAAATTGACCGAGACTTGTGCAAGTTATTAGTCCAAAAGTTGAGGTCGTTTGATAACTTCTTGCTGTTGCAAGGCGACTTCCTTACCCTCGACATAGACGCGCAGCTAGCCTCCTTCCCCGCCTTTCAGAACCCCAATAAAGTTGTCGCCAATATTCCCTACAACATTACTGGCCCCATTTTAGAGAAGCTACTGGGTACCATTTCTCAACCCGCTGCTGATCCCTTTGATTTAATCGTACTCTTGGTGCAAAAAGAGGTTGCAGAACGGTTGTATGCAAAGCCCAGTTCGAGAGCATTCGGTGCTTTATCCGTGCGGGTGCAGTATTTAGCCGAGTGTGAATTAATCTGTGAAGTGCCCGCCAAAGCCTTCTCCCCTCCCCCCAAAGTTGATTCTGCCGTAGTGCGGTTGCGTCCGCGCCGGGTGGAACCACAAGCCACTGAACCCAAATGGTTAGAGACATTGCTGAAACTGGGATTTTCTAGCAAGCGGAAAATGTTGCGAAATAATTTGAAATCGGTGGTGGAATGCGATCGCCTTACCCAGTTGCTGGAACAATTAGATGTTAACCCCCAAGCTCGCGCAGAAGACCTGAGCGTGCAACAGTGGGTTGCGTTGAGTAACTTGTTAACCGATTGTAGACCGGGAATTTCCGCTCCCATCTAA
- the ispE gene encoding 4-(cytidine 5'-diphospho)-2-C-methyl-D-erythritol kinase: MRSYSLIAPAKINLYLEILGDRPDGYHELAMILQSIELADQIEVRAIGTDTILIHCDHPQVPSDSSNLAYRAVELMAKVFPDAFAKFGGVEITIKKHIPVAAGLAGGSTNAAAVLVAVDMMWQLGLTQPELQDLAAQLGSDVPFCLAGGTALATGRGEQLNSLSAFNSLYVVLAKDRNLMISTPWAYQAYRSEFGHTYVRDTQSLESRAHRVHSGPIVNAIRHKDGSQIGRLLHNDLEKVVLPTTPQVAQLREAFQSSGVLGTMMSGSGPTVFALCESEAHAQEVRQRVRGMIANPDVDFWVTRFSTRGIQIVSSVT, encoded by the coding sequence ATGCGCTCCTACTCCCTAATTGCCCCAGCCAAAATCAATCTGTATTTGGAAATTCTAGGTGATCGCCCAGATGGATATCACGAGTTGGCGATGATTCTTCAGAGCATCGAGTTAGCCGACCAAATTGAAGTTCGTGCGATCGGTACCGATACTATCCTCATTCACTGCGACCATCCCCAAGTGCCGAGTGACTCAAGCAACCTTGCCTACCGAGCCGTAGAATTGATGGCGAAGGTCTTTCCCGATGCCTTCGCAAAATTTGGTGGTGTGGAAATTACCATCAAAAAACATATTCCTGTAGCGGCTGGACTGGCGGGAGGTTCGACCAATGCTGCCGCTGTTTTAGTGGCAGTAGATATGATGTGGCAGTTGGGACTCACCCAGCCGGAATTACAAGACTTAGCCGCACAACTTGGCTCTGATGTTCCGTTTTGTTTGGCAGGTGGCACGGCGCTGGCGACGGGTCGAGGTGAGCAACTGAATTCTCTATCAGCTTTCAATTCGCTTTATGTTGTTTTAGCGAAAGACCGAAATCTGATGATTTCGACCCCGTGGGCTTATCAGGCTTATCGCTCTGAGTTTGGTCATACTTATGTGCGCGATACACAGAGTTTGGAATCCCGCGCCCATCGAGTTCATTCGGGGCCGATAGTTAACGCGATTCGCCACAAGGATGGCTCACAAATTGGTCGGTTGCTGCACAATGATTTAGAAAAAGTGGTGCTGCCCACCACTCCCCAAGTGGCACAACTGAGGGAAGCGTTTCAAAGTAGCGGTGTTTTGGGAACGATGATGTCTGGATCGGGGCCAACTGTATTTGCTCTGTGCGAGTCGGAGGCTCACGCGCAGGAGGTTCGGCAAAGAGTCAGGGGCATGATTGCCAACCCAGATGTGGATTTCTGGGTGACACGGTTCTCAACACGGGGCATTCAGATTGTCTCGTCGGTTACTTGA
- a CDS encoding ArsR/SmtB family transcription factor encodes MSRPAASADIFQAIADPTRRALLDRLCNGEQSVKQLAEPFEMSMPAISQHLHILCEAGLVSQRKVGRQRLYRLNPEPLKEVSDWVNPYEQFWQEKLDALGKYLEENPCSET; translated from the coding sequence ATGAGTAGACCTGCCGCTAGTGCTGATATTTTTCAGGCGATCGCAGATCCAACCCGACGCGCTCTCCTGGATCGGCTATGCAATGGCGAACAATCAGTGAAGCAGCTTGCTGAACCCTTTGAGATGTCCATGCCAGCCATTTCTCAGCACCTGCATATCCTGTGTGAGGCGGGTTTAGTCAGCCAGCGCAAAGTAGGACGGCAGCGTCTGTATCGGCTGAATCCGGAACCTCTCAAGGAAGTATCTGACTGGGTGAATCCTTATGAGCAGTTCTGGCAAGAGAAACTCGATGCCCTTGGCAAGTATTTGGAGGAAAATCCATGCTCCGAGACTTAA